From Candidatus Aegiribacteria sp., a single genomic window includes:
- a CDS encoding hydrogenase iron-sulfur subunit, with protein MKEKAGVEFVPSIVGFLCNWCTYAAADLAGSSKLELPPSFSVIRVMCSSRIDHNLLLSTFFKGADGILVAGCHPGDCHYGEGNYYARRRFALLKKVMDTVNLDPDRLQLSWVSAAEGKRYAEVVGEFTEKIKELGPNPIKNSTRF; from the coding sequence ATGAAAGAGAAGGCAGGAGTAGAATTCGTTCCTTCAATCGTGGGGTTTCTTTGCAACTGGTGTACCTATGCAGCTGCAGATCTTGCCGGTTCTTCAAAACTTGAACTTCCACCCTCCTTCTCTGTGATAAGGGTTATGTGTTCCAGCAGGATCGACCATAACCTTCTTCTTTCAACCTTTTTCAAGGGAGCTGATGGTATTCTAGTCGCGGGATGCCATCCTGGTGACTGTCACTACGGAGAGGGTAATTATTACGCCAGGCGAAGATTCGCGCTGCTGAAAAAGGTTATGGATACGGTTAATCTCGACCCTGACAGGCTGCAGCTCTCCTGGGTATCTGCGGCAGAGGGAAAACGCTATGCAGAAGTTGTAGGCGAATTCACGGAGAAGATAAAGGAACTCGGACCGAATCCCATTAAAAACAGTACTCGTTTTTGA
- a CDS encoding FAD-dependent oxidoreductase: MPQTGNILVIGAGIAGMKASLMLAGASNKVYLVEKLPIIGGKVIKNEESFPNLECSTCMVAPIQQDVLQNPNIETLTYSVVEKIEGSAGDFSVVIRKKARYVSLTDCIGCGMCYEPCPVSLKNEWEENLIDRKAIYVPCSGSLPNVPVIDSEHCLKLLGKEECNLCVESCAFEAINLDDSDEVMEIKVGAVILATGSATIDLSTLPNLGYGTLPGVYAPMEFERLFASNGPTLGEIVLRGSEKIPESIAVIHCAGRKEKKYCSAVCCMYSFKFARFLKHKIPSAHVFNIYSDICVPGKSYQSFYKSVDGADTEMLYTSSIEDVKVSENESGLKVAYPDAAGAMEELNVDMVILAAALVPGDDAAPLAEVAGVDLDSRGFIATVLDGSGSMETSRRGVFVAGTAEGPKDIQNSVIQAESAAGQVMGIVTSGVSGS, from the coding sequence ATGCCTCAGACCGGGAACATTCTTGTTATAGGTGCCGGAATCGCCGGAATGAAGGCGAGTCTAATGCTCGCCGGAGCTTCCAATAAGGTTTACCTTGTGGAAAAGCTGCCAATCATCGGCGGTAAGGTCATCAAGAACGAGGAGAGCTTTCCCAATCTCGAGTGTTCCACCTGCATGGTAGCTCCCATTCAGCAGGATGTACTGCAAAATCCGAATATAGAAACCCTCACATACAGCGTTGTTGAAAAGATCGAAGGCAGTGCGGGGGATTTCAGTGTCGTTATTAGAAAGAAAGCCAGATACGTCAGTCTGACCGATTGCATCGGATGCGGGATGTGTTATGAACCCTGTCCGGTATCCCTTAAAAACGAATGGGAAGAAAACCTGATTGACAGGAAAGCCATATACGTTCCCTGTTCCGGGTCGCTGCCGAATGTTCCAGTAATCGATTCCGAACATTGTCTTAAGCTTCTGGGAAAAGAGGAGTGCAACCTCTGCGTTGAATCCTGCGCATTTGAGGCAATCAACCTTGATGACAGCGATGAAGTTATGGAGATTAAAGTCGGAGCTGTCATACTGGCAACCGGCTCAGCTACTATCGATCTTTCAACTCTTCCGAACCTTGGATATGGTACTTTGCCTGGAGTATACGCTCCGATGGAGTTTGAGAGACTGTTCGCATCGAACGGCCCGACTCTTGGTGAAATAGTGCTCCGTGGGTCTGAAAAGATTCCGGAAAGCATAGCGGTGATTCATTGTGCCGGACGTAAAGAAAAAAAGTATTGCTCAGCTGTCTGCTGCATGTATTCATTTAAATTCGCAAGATTCCTGAAGCATAAAATACCGTCAGCCCATGTTTTTAATATCTATTCGGACATTTGTGTCCCTGGAAAAAGTTACCAGAGTTTTTACAAAAGTGTTGACGGGGCAGATACCGAGATGCTCTACACTTCGTCTATCGAGGATGTTAAGGTATCGGAGAATGAATCGGGACTGAAGGTAGCCTATCCGGATGCAGCTGGAGCCATGGAAGAATTGAATGTGGATATGGTGATACTTGCAGCCGCTCTTGTTCCGGGCGATGATGCCGCTCCACTTGCGGAAGTTGCCGGAGTTGATCTTGATTCCCGGGGATTCATCGCGACAGTGCTGGATGGAAGCGGATCCATGGAAACCTCTCGAAGAGGGGTATTCGTTGCCGGTACCGCTGAAGGTCCGAAGGATATTCAGAACTCGGTCATACAGGCGGAATCCGCCGCAGGACAGGTTATGGGTATTGTAACATCCGGGGTTTCCGGCTCATGA